A window of the Ipomoea triloba cultivar NCNSP0323 chromosome 14, ASM357664v1 genome harbors these coding sequences:
- the LOC116004898 gene encoding pyruvate dehydrogenase E1 component subunit alpha, mitochondrial: MALSTPRSANLLKPLSAAVSYIRHLSADSSAAITVETNLPFSAHKIDPPSRSVETSAKELMAFFREMALMRRMEIASDSLYKAKLIRGFCHLYDGQEAVCVGMESAITRKDCIITAYRDHCIYLARGGTLLEAFAELMGRKDGCSKGKGGSMHFYKKDSGFFGGHGIVGAQVPLGIGLAFAQKYSKEDYVTFALYGDGAANQGQLFEALNMAALWDLPAILVCENNHYGMGTAEWRAAKSPAYYKRGDYVPGLKVDGMDVLAVKQACKFAKDHALKNGPIILEMDTYRYHGHSMSDPGSTYRTRDEISGVRQERDPIERVRKLILSHDISTEKELKDIEKEVRKEVDEAITKAKECSMPDPSELFTNVYVKGLGTEAFGPDRKELRATLP; this comes from the exons ATGGCTTTATCGACGCCGCGAAGTGCTAATCTCCTGAAGCCGCTGTCGGCGGCGGTGTCCTACATCCGCCACCTCTCAGCCGACTCCTCCGCCGCCATCACAGTGGAGACAAACCTCCCTTTCAGCGCGCACAAGATCGATCCTCCATCGCGCTCCGTGGAGACCAGCGCCAAGGAGCTGATGGCGTTCTTCAGAGAAATGGCGCTCATGCGGCGAATGGAGATCGCCTCCGACTCGCTCTACAAGGCCAAGCTCATCCGCGGCTTCTGCCATCTCTACGACGGCCAGGAGGCGGTGTGCGTCGGCATGGAGTCCGCGATTACGAGGAAGGACTGCATCATCACGGCCTACCGAGACCACTGCATCTACCTCGCCCGCGGGGGAACGCTGCTCGAGGCGTTCGCGGAGCTTATGGGGAGAAAAGACGGGTGCTCTAAGGGGAAAGGAGGCTCGATGCACTTTTATAAGAAGGATAGTGGATTCTTCGGCGGACATGGGATAGTTGGGGCTCAGGTTCCTCTAGGTATTGGCTTGGCCTTTGCTCAGAAATACTCCAAAGAGGATTATGTCACTTTTGCCTTGTACGGAGATGGCGCCGCTAACCAGGGCCAGCTTTTTGAAGCTTTAAACATGGCCGCGCTTTGGGATTTGCCTGCTATTCTTGTTTGCGAGAACAATCACT ATGGAATGGGGACTGCAGAATGGAGGGCAGCAAAAAGTCCTGCCTACTATAAGAGAGGAGATTATGTCCCCGGTCTAAAG GTGGATGGCATGGATGTCCTCGCTGTGAAACAGGCATGCAAATTCGCCAAGGACCATGCTCTGAAGAATGGACCAATT ATTCTTGAAATGGACACCTATAGGTACCATGGGCACTCCATGTCTGATCCTGGAAGCACTTATCGCACACGTGATGAGATCAGTGGAGTGAGACAG GAACGTGATCCAATTGAAAGAGTCAGGAAGCTAATATTAAGTCATGATATATCCACTGAGAAAGAGCTGAAG GATATCGAGAAGGAAGTGAGGAAAGAGGTAGATGAAGCCATAACAAAGGCAAAG GAGTGCTCCATGCCTGATCCTTCTGAACTCTTTACAAATGTATATGTGAAAGGGCTCGGAACTGAG GCTTTTGGACCAGACAGGAAGGAATTGAGAGCAACTCTTCCATGA
- the LOC116005313 gene encoding probable galacturonosyltransferase-like 9 — protein MKSSWVQLVLILIIGLSPLGCLGIRILPVDNGVGFGFGFAEAPAYRNGERCAVKGETVSYCSPSLVHVAMTLDSEYLRGSMAAVHSVLRHASCPESVFFHFLAAEFDPANPRVLTRLVQSIFPSLNFKVYIFREDTVANLISSSIRVALENPLNYARNYLGDLLDPCVTRVIYLDSDVILVDDIQKLWNVKLAHSRVIGAPEYCHANFTKYFTEEFWSDPILPRVFGSRNPCYFNTGVMVMDLREWRRGNYREKIETWMEIQKKRRVYELGSLPPFLLVFGGKIEPIDHRWNQHGLGGDNVRGSCRSLHPGPVSLLHWSGKGKPWTRLDEKKPCPLDYLWGPYDLYRRTNVKLFHHHQQQQQQHPFVYSNYFI, from the coding sequence ATGAAGAGTTCTTGGGTTCAGTTAGTTTTGATCTTGATTATTGGGCTATCGCCGTTGGGTTGTTTAGGGATTCGGATTCTTCCGGTGGATAATGGGGTCGGGTTCGGGTTCGGGTTCGCGGAAGCTCCAGCGTACCGGAACGGGGAGAGGTGTGCGGTGAAGGGAGAAACGGTGTCGTATTGTTCACCGTCTTTGGTCCACGTGGCGATGACCCTTGACTCGGAGTACCTGCGCGGGTCAATGGCGGCGGTTCACTCCGTGCTCCGCCACGCGTCGTGCCCGGAGAGCGTCTTTTTCCATTTCCTCGCCGCGGAGTTCGACCCGGCGAATCCGCGGGTCCTGACCCGACTCGTTCAGTCCATTTTCCCTTCGCTGAACTTTAAAGTTTATATCTTTAGAGAAGACACCGTGGCTAACCTAATCTCGTCTTCGATCCGGGTCGCCCTGGAGAACCCGTTGAATTACGCCCGGAATTATCTGGGCGACCTGCTCGACCCGTGCGTGACCCGGGTTATTTACCTCGACTCCGACGTGATTCTCGTCGACGATATCCAGAAGCTCTGGAACGTCAAGCTAGCTCACTCCCGGGTCATCGGGGCCCCGGAATACTGCCACGCGAATTTCACCAAATACTTCACCGAAGAGTTCTGGTCCGACCCGATTCTACCCCGGGTATTCGGGTCCCGGAACCCCTGCTACTTCAACACCGGCGTGATGGTGATGGACCTCCGGGAATGGCGGCGCGGGAATTACAGGGAGAAGATCGAGACGTGGATGGAGATCCAGAAGAAGAGGCGCGTGTACGAGCTGGGCTCTCTCCCGCCATTTCTGCTGGTTTTTGGCGGGAAAATCGAGCCGATCGATCACCGGTGGAACCAGCACGGCCTCGGCGGCGACAACGTGAGAGGCTCTTGCCGGAGCCTCCACCCCGGCCCGGTGAGCCTGCTGCATTGGAGCGGGAAAGGCAAGCCATGGACGAGGCTCGATGAGAAGAAACCGTGTCCGTTGGATTATCTGTGGGGCCCCTACGATCTGTATCGACGGACCAACGTTAAGCTAttccatcatcatcaacaacaacaacaacaacatccgTTTGTGTACTCCAATtatttcatttga